The Arachis ipaensis cultivar K30076 chromosome B07, Araip1.1, whole genome shotgun sequence genome includes a window with the following:
- the LOC107607437 gene encoding uncharacterized protein LOC107607437: MTINKAMCDLGASINLMSSSLVKKLCIEEVKPVQMSLELVDKSVIYPRGVIENLLVKVDKFIFPANFVVLDSDEDEGDSIILGRPFLATARAIIDVEQGELTLRMYDESVTLMYFQRYIS; this comes from the coding sequence ATGACCATCAACAAGGCAatgtgtgacttaggggccagtATCAATCTAATGTCTTCCTCACTGGTGAAAAAGCTCTGCATAGAAGAAGTGAAACCAGTACAGATGTCTCTAGAATTGGTGGATAAGTCAGTGATATATCCCAGGGGTGTGATTGAGAATCTTCTAGTAAAAGTGGACAAATTCATCTTCCCTGCAAACTTTGTGGTGTTAGATTCAGATGAGGATGAAGGTGATTCCATTATACTGgggagaccattcttggccactgcaaGGGCCATTATAGACGTAGAGCAAGGAGAGTTAACCCTCAGAATGTATGATGAAAGCGTCACCCTGATGTATTTCCAGAGATACATCTCATAG